A region of the Mesobacillus jeotgali genome:
TCGATAAGCGGCAGTCAGCAGCACTGCACCGCCTGCCGAGAGTAAAGAAGCCATAACAAAATTTTTGGTCGATTTTTTCATCGTCGTTTCACTCCCTTTGAAAATAACTCCTCTTGAAAACCTATATTCCCGTTTTATGTGACTTTAAAGAGTCCAGTTATTTACAGTTTTGTTGCAGGATGGAATGAGTTTTCAGGCATTTACCTAAAAATGCTTGAGCTGTACTGGATTGGGGGCTTTTAAGCAGGAATGTGACACTTATATGGATGAGAAGTATAAGATAAGGGTGCAATTAGATGGAACGGCAACCTTATGTGGCTGAGAAATCGGAGATAAGGGTGCAATTAGAGGGGAACGGGGCCCTTATGTGATGGGAAAGTCAAAGATAAGGGTGCGATTAGAGAGGAACCGGGTTCTTATGTGACTGGACTGGCAAGCATAAGGGTGCAATTAGAGAGGAACGGGGTTCTTATGTGACTGGACTGGCAAGCATAAGGGTGCAATTAGAGAGGAACGGGGCCCTTATGTGGCGGGAAAGTCAGAGATAAGGGTGCGATTAGGGTGAAACGGGGTTCTTATGTGGCGGGAAAGTCAGAGATAAGGGTGCGATTAGAGAGGAACGGGATCCTTATGTGGCTAAGAAATCGGAGATAAGGGTGCAATTAGAGAGGAACGGGGCCCTTATGTGATGGGAAAGTCAAAGATAAGGGTGCGATTTTAGAGGAACGGGGTTCTTATGTGACTGGACTGGCAAGCATAAGGGTGCAATTAGAGAGGAACGGGGTTCTTATGTGATGGGAAAGTCAAAGATAAGGGTGCAATTAGAGAGGAACGGGGTTCTTATGTGGCGGGAAAGTCAGAGATAAGGGTGCGATTAGGGTGAAACGGGGTTCTTATGTGGCGGGAAAGTCAGAGATAAGGGTGCGATTAGAGAGGAACGGGGTTCTTATGTGACTGGACTGGCAAGCATAAGGGTGCAATTAGAGAGGAACGGGGTTCTTATGTGATGGGAAGTCAGAGATAAGGGTGCAATTAGAGAGGAACGGGATCCTTATGGGACTGGACTGGCAAGCATAAGGGTGCAAATATAGGTGAACAGGGCTATTATAGGGTTTCAAAAGACAAGCATTACTTCCATTTGGATTTGGATACTAGCGGCAACTAAAAGCGAAGGGCTGTCATATTTTGTTCAAAACATTTCAACAGAATTGTGAATTGATTCACATAAACCCCTATTTTCGAGATATGTTTGATATCTTATAAGTGTACTAATACTAATTAACTTATTGGAGTGAGGAACATGTTTGCAAAATGGTTAAGAGAAAACAATGTTGCTGCTGGTATATTGACTGTCATTAGGGTATGGCTTGGATACAACTGGATGACCGCTGGATGGGGTAAATTGACTGGCCCTGGATTCGATGCTTCCGGCTTTTTGAAAGGTGCCGTCGCGAATCCGGTAAAAGGTCCAGATGGACATATGGTATACGGCTGGTACGTAAACTTCCTTGAAAGCTTCGCGATCCCGAATGTAGATATTTTCAACTTCATCGTTCCGCTAGGGGAATTCCTTGTTGGACTTGGATTGCTTCTAGGAACACTGACAACTGCCGCAATGTTTTTCGGACTTGTGATGAACTTCAGTTTCTTCCTTGCAGGAACAGTATCTCATAACCCAACAGACATCTTCTTCGGATTCATCATCCTGTTTGCAGGCTTCAACGCAGGCAAATACGGCTTGGACCGCTGGGTTGTACCATTCATTCGCAAGACAGTATTGAAACGCGGTGAAGACGGAGTTCGGAACGTCGCTTAAGCTTAGTTAACTCTCCCCCTTAAAAATAAATGCTGCTGCCGGGAATTCCCGGCAGTTATTTTTATATTGGTGAAAATAAATCCTCCAGAACATCCCAGTTTTCTGCTATCCACACATTTTCTTCACGGAACCTTTTGAGGGGAATGGAGTCTCCCGGCTTCTCAACCCTGATCCATTCAGCTTCTTTCCACCAGTTGATCTTTATAGAACGAACTAGTTTTTCTAGCGACAAAGGTTTGAATTCTCGATAACCCATGACAAATGCTGACACGCACTCAAGACGTATTTGATTTTCATGAATACAACAGGACAATATCGGCCTGGAAATGTCGAAGTCCGTATAAACAACATTCATTCTGTCAAAATCGAGAATCGAGGAGACCTCATTAGCGTAGAAAAGAATATTATCCGTAAACAAGTCCCAATGCGCCCAGCCTTTTTCACATTGCGCAAATAAATCGGTATCGTTTTCTTCTAGAATTCTTCTTTGAGCCTCTAAAATTTTTAGGGTTGAACTGCAATCAAGAGTTATTGCCTCATCCCATCTCTCCTTCCAGTTTTCCAACATTTTTATTTTAGGTTGCAGGTCCCAGTGGAGGGGTTCCCTGGCTATATTTCTATCAAGGAGCACATGCATCCTTCCAATCGTCTTCCCAAGGCTGTACATTTGTGAA
Encoded here:
- a CDS encoding DoxX family membrane protein is translated as MFAKWLRENNVAAGILTVIRVWLGYNWMTAGWGKLTGPGFDASGFLKGAVANPVKGPDGHMVYGWYVNFLESFAIPNVDIFNFIVPLGEFLVGLGLLLGTLTTAAMFFGLVMNFSFFLAGTVSHNPTDIFFGFIILFAGFNAGKYGLDRWVVPFIRKTVLKRGEDGVRNVA
- a CDS encoding phosphotransferase enzyme family protein, giving the protein MIVDTEIREEIFETVSRLFGIEIHDWVQIHLGYKNLKWQIKTDAGDLFVKQYNKHRYPVNRLAGLEKALQIQNRLFQEGLPCPELFSHEGKFIFNSENGEHFVIMGLNKGFTLPPGSANSSQMYSLGKTIGRMHVLLDRNIAREPLHWDLQPKIKMLENWKERWDEAITLDCSSTLKILEAQRRILEENDTDLFAQCEKGWAHWDLFTDNILFYANEVSSILDFDRMNVVYTDFDISRPILSCCIHENQIRLECVSAFVMGYREFKPLSLEKLVRSIKINWWKEAEWIRVEKPGDSIPLKRFREENVWIAENWDVLEDLFSPI